The sequence AATGCTATTCAGTACAAAAACcttgaaatattctgaaatgctAAATTATTCAAGAACCTTAATCGCATGAGCATATTACCACTGAGTGATAATGCTCTCTCTATATATAGCTACACCTGTGCACGCATGCATCCTTACATAcattctctccctcccccccgtCACTTAGTATTACTAAACTTGAAATGAAAGTTCCCAAAAGCAGGCATCGATTTTGCACGGACctaacaagaaaaacaaggccaaataacagattttatttttgtgtggaagaagaaatgaagataaACTGAATATAATTGAATATAATTCTTCAAAGCTAGCAGCtgaaactttgtatttttcaagtgaaaCTTGAAGTTAGGTAATTACTTGTAAATATTTGTTACTTGCCTGTTGGCTGGTAATTTTACTACcgattttttcttcctagtattGGTAAGGCTGTCTGGTAATCTCAGAGGAGTTTTTGATCAAAGCCAATATAGAGTGAAGTTTTGGTATTTGTTTCCCCAGAGCTCTGGATGCCTGAATGCAGTGTTTTAATCTGGCCCACTATTAAGCTTGCTGAAAATTTCAGGTTTACGCTTCCCTTTCAGGGTGCTTTTTTCAACTAGAACTCTAATACCTGTTTGGTTTAATGCAGCTATTACTCCTAGAAATTCCTGCAACAGCTGCAAGAGATGGATAAGCTTCTGGGCATCTTTTCTGTTCCAAAGCCTGATTGATTATTTTAATCAATACATCTCCTGGCTTAGAGTTTCCAAGATGGTAACTTCAAAACAGGTCTGAGATCAGCCCTACGTGTCACTGTGTTGGCACTGAACATCTATCAGAAGTTAGCATCCTTCATACCGTCCCACTCTTTATAAAGataccatttaaaaaagaaatgaaagctttccATGTTCAGAATATGTCTGTCTTTGTCTTTCTATATACCAGCATATATAGAAACTCCTGAGGAGTTGcatttgtttggttggttggtttttctCTCTTGGTCTCTCTGGAAGCAACCACAGAATGCAATTGCTGTATCCAGCTGGGTAAAACTGCTTCCTGCTAAGTAAGCCTTGATAGCAATTACTCAACAGATCCTcgtaaaaacaataataaaaattatagtcCTCATTTAGTTCTTTGCACTAAAGGGTAAGGACGCCTCAGGACATCATTTTGACGTTGCTTTCTGTGACCTTGGTTTTATAAGATGCTCACTTTTAAACAAGGGGCTTAGAATCATCTGAGTTTTCACAGCACAtttctgtggatttcttttGATTATAGGGCATTTACAAGGACAGGAAGAAATAGCTCAGTGTCCTGTTGGAAAATTTCTGGCAATGTgtctttcctattttaaaacaagtaattaaaaacactACTATCATATGAAAGCATGAAtcatttaatgcattttaaacttaACATTATGTAAGCTCTTGaagagagctggagaagaaagaCTACTTATTTGGTGGatgataaaatttatttcaagctCCACTTTGACCAAAGAAGATAGGCAATGCAATTTATAATTTCTGTGGGTTTTATATCTGCTTGTGAGTTTAACATTCATGTAAACTACTACCTGCACTGTCTAAAGATCTTTTTCAACAGTAATACTTAATTTTGACTTAAATCCCTTGACCCTGCTCAGCTCCAAAGCCTGCCTGGGGAAAAGTAAGAGCTCTGCAGCTTACAAAGGAACAGGGATGGAACCTGCAGTACTTTTCCTCAGCTGCACGTAACAGAAGTAACCCTACCAAACTACTTATTTTGGGAGCACAAATGCTGTGTGCTTCTTTAGCCTTTCTTTATACGGACTTCTTGTAGGAGAGCTACCACAGAACGTGCTGCCTTGCCCTCTAACCAAGCAAAGGGCTAACAAAAAGGAGTGTTGGGTTGCTCTTGGCACCTCCTGGCTATTTTTCtggcagctttttctttcttcagagcCGGAGTTCCCGCATCACTTCTCGAGGAGGCACAGCTGAGATACAGGCTATAGGGAGACAGTGGCGGGAGCTGGGtgagctgtgccctgcagcgTGAGCCTCAgggctttgctttcctgttttctgaagtCTCCTGGCAAAGGGAAGCTTTCTGAGGCTGCTCCCCATGACCCATTATATAGGTATTTTGTAGCCGGATTTGATAGCGCATGCCCCTTTGACTCTCATGTGAATGAATCAGTAGCTACCATATCAAAGCCGTACCTTTGCTTTACAAATTAACTTGAGGCTTGAGGCTCTAACTTGAGGCTTGAGGCTCAGTTCAGCGTCAGGCTTAACCTGAGGCTCAGCCTTGCACCGGTCTTGAGAACACGAGATCCTGAACTCGTCGCTAATCCTCAAGTGCGCGCTTTAACATAACGGTGTGTGACAGGGCCCGGCCCGGCGTTGTAACTGTCATTTGGCTTACTATTGGATTAGTCAACTAGCAATTAAACCAgtagtaaattattttattacgGATCACATTAATGTTTAATCACGCCAGGGCCCGGCCCtcagccctccccgccccccgggcAGGCACTGCTGCCGCGGCAGCCGCCTCCACGCCCAGCCCCGGCGCCGCACAGCGGCCAGGCCGCAGAGTCCGAGGCGGGCCGGGGAGAAGACTACAGCTCCCGTCATGCCCTGGCCGGGCGCGCATGCGCGCTCCCTTCCGCCAGCGGCCGCGCTCCCATCGTGCACCGCGGCAGGAAAGCACTGAACtcctggagggtttttttaatttccgTTCAAAGCGAACGGCGGAGCCGTAAGTGACCGGTACCGCGCCGAGGGCCCGGCGGGAGGATAGCTGCTGCGCCCGGGCCGGAGGGGCGGAAAAGGCCCCTGGTGTGAGGGCACGTCACTTCCGCTCGCCATTTCGCGCAGCGCCTGTCCGCCGCGCCcgggccgcccgcgccgccgcagCCGCCATGACGGACCGCTACACCATCCACAGCCAGCTGGAGCACCTGCAGTCCAAGTACATCGGGACGGGCCACGCCGACACCACCAAGTGGGAGTGGCTGGTGAACCAGCACCGGGACTCGTACTGCTCCTACATGGGCCACTTCGACCTGCTCAACTACTTCGCCATCGCCGAGAACGAGAGCAAGGCGCGCGTCCGCTTCAACCTCATGGAGAAGATGCTGCAGCCCTGCGGGCCGCCCGCCGACAAGCCCGACGAGTCCtagcccgccccgcccgggccccggccccggccccggccccggggcggtgTTCCGTAGGGGCGGGTTGGCCGGAGCGAGCGGCGGCAGCGCAGAGGCCGCCCCTCCgtgcggggcgcgggggcggcccggctGGGCTCCGCTGAGGTCGCCTGCCCGCCAGCCGAGACCGAGCCcggcgccgcggggctgccctTATGCCCGCGGGAAGGTCCAAGGAGCTGCCCCTGTGAGCGCGGGGAGCGCTGGCGTCTGGGGCCCGCCGTCCCCGTGGTCCCTCCGCTTTCTTCGTGTGTCGTTCCGTCGAAGGACTCTGATGGGGAGAAGTCTTGTAAAATGCCTGCTTCTGGACAGCTTCGACTCTTTAACTGTACAATcgttctgattttttaaaatggaaaataataaaacttacTGGGCATTTCTAATGTTTTGTTTGGTAATCTTCTAATAGGAGCTCTTTGTTCTAAAAGGAGTGCTGGTTTTTCGGTATTAAGTGTTTCAATACAACCATCTGAGGTGCAGGTCTCCGATACTTTACGGATAGCGTTTTCCCAGTGCTTGCTTACCAAAAGTATGTtttgaggagggagaaagaggaagctTGTTGGCATTCAAAGGGTTTGATTTGTTAGAATTTATCGTGTGGGGTGATTTATGATATGGCATAAGTCAATTGCTCTGGTGCTTTAAAACCccaaaatggcttttctttaaatactgtttttttgcCTCATCTTCCTCTCAcctgtgctttgaattttccaaATCTTTATTCTCTCTGTTCCAGCttaaccatcttttttttttttaaactaatgctTTCTAGCCAtttagttattaattttttttctatggtcCTACACTAAACAAGCGTATTAATGTGGGGTTAGACACTGTTAATATGGAATAGGTGGTGCAGAGGCTAGGGAAAAGCTAAACCATTTTGCCAGATGACTTCTCCAAATTTGTCTGTCCTTCCCAAGACGAACATAAGGGTTACTCACTACTACTTTGGAGTAAAGTGCCTTGAGGTGACAGAATCTTAGATCAGACTGCAGACTGAAGTGGTGTTGATTTTGATTTGTCACCTAAAATAGACTTGCTGTTTACTTGTcgtagtaaaaataaattttgagtTCTAATGAATGGGAAGGCCTCGGAGTCAAAATTGTAGGTACGTTGCTTGGAGAAATTCAGTCCTCCCATTTCTGACGTGGAGCATTGtaactgggggtgggggggggtggtggtttttgCTTGttagttgtggggtttttttttacattggagaggaaaattcagtgttttctgatCCTATTAAGACTGTATGCAAGCTTaccaatgatttttttaaattggtgaTCTCAAAACTTTTGAGTGATAAACTTATCACACTCTTTATTGAGCCTTATAAAACTAAGCTATTCATAATATTGTGGTAAAGTAAGAAAAAGTGAGCAAGCTCCTGAGGCCACGTTCAAGTCAGTACATCCATCttctgaagaattaaaagatGGCATTTTTCCAATTTTGTTGCACATATTGAGGTGAGGGCAAGGGTGAAGTGGTCCTAAATAAAATTTATCTGGAAGTTTTGTGGGGAACTACTGCAATTCCCAATAAATGAGAGGGCTTTGTAGAAAACTCCTGGTTTGCACTTTTTGTGCAAGCTGGTGTAGGTAATTTGAAGAGTATCTGTTCCTCACGTACTGAGGAACATGGTGGAAGGATTTTCCTTAAGTGAGTTCAGGCACTTACTAGTAGTCATGCAATGCAGTCTTgcaaaaatcaagcaaaatttGTATCTAAATCAAGCAAGTTTCCTATGGTTCTTGATAAAAGCCTGTTCTATGACCAGATCTTAGAAACTTGCCTCTTCCCTGTACAAACAGGCAGCGTGCTTGGTGAAGAAGGGTGGTATGGGAGAGTCCCGCTGGGAAAGCTGCTCTTCCTGTCTCTCTTACCTTATGTACACCATAGCTACTCTGtccagggagaaaaaggaacagcaaCATTAATTACTTTATTGCATTGAGTAGTTCCATAAGGTGTCTTGTCTGCTGGCAGCCAACGGGCAGCTATGTGTGCAACAGACAGCGATACCGTGGTTAATTCACTGATGGCAAGGGAGCTTGAGCCTCAGTGCTAGGACTCGGGAACTGGAAGAGGTGGAGTGAGAATACAGATGCTTTTGTAATGGGTTGGAAACTGAAATTACAATGTTCTGTGAAGACAAATCTTGATTCTcttacatggaaagaaaaacaaactgcaacTTAATCCACTCCTGCATAAActagaacttaaaaaaaaaattcaaggaagATTTCTTTGAGTATAATCTGCTAGCAATTAGCTCTATCCATGGATATTCTCCATATTCAtagtgtgttttaaaatgtgaggAACAAGTATATGACACATGAGTAAAGATTAATGCCCCCTTGCAGGCCAGCTCTTCGTTATAAAGGCCAAACAGCCTTCAGGGACAATTCAGAGTTACGTGGTGAGTTCACTTGCTGGTTCTGCTGGGTATGCTCGCTCAAATCCTATTTCAGTGTGGTTGGAAAGGATTTTTAGAGTGTCTTGTGAAACATTACAAGCACTTTcttaagaaatgcagaaaaccgAAGGGAAGCTAGAATTCCTAAGGATTCAAGACAAACTTGAAGAGAACTGGGGGACACTAAAGAGTGTATTTCTGGACTATGGTATTTTTCATAAAtcccaaagcatttttaaaaccattgaAGGCAGTGAGCTCTTTTACATTTTAGTATTGGAAAGGGTAAAGCATCCTAAGAATAGAGTTAGTTACGTGTCCCACTGGGATGCATCTGTTTTTTACCTCTGTCCTGACTGAAAGATGAAGGGTACTCTTTACTTATAAATTGGCTTGGTATTTGCATTATGTTCTTTTTACATCCAAGCAGTATGGCTTTCACTGGGCTTCCCCCTGTGATCTCTGGCTCATTTTCCTGAGTTTCTGTAGCTTAATTTCACGTAGTGTGGAGTATGAGAAATACAAACTATTTCCAACATGATGTGCATTGTATTGGGTAAGAAGGAATTTCACCTGCTTTTGCCCTGCTAGTTAACATACCTTTGTAAAGTCTCTGTAGAGTAGAACATATGtgcacttttaattaaaaaaaaatctaatagaTATTATGTAGAGTATTTAATGGCTGCTTAGCTAAAAATAGAATACTGAAACAATGTTATCTAAGATGTATGAATAAAGTGAGAATTATGAGGATGGCAGgtgaaaggagaaaagtttgCTTCTGATGCCTTAATTATCGATGATTAAAGAGAAGAAGAACCAAGCTTGACTCTTACAGAAACGGCATGTGAAGCTTCATGCTAAGATGGTTTATTTTACTTATAAATGGGATATACTTAATCCAGAAAATGTTACCGTAGAAGTGCACTACcaccttcatttttaattatgtttgttACCATTCTCTTGGTAATGTGGCTGTCTTTTACACCAGGTAACATAAGTCTGAggattaataataattttataaattaagaaatCTTGGCAGTTTACTGTCAAGTAAACTTATTCCAGTTACTTTTCATTATAAGggattgtttcatttttttgctaCACCAGAGGGCAGCAAATGACACTGCTGTTCAACTGAAGGCACAGATAACTAATAGAATTGCATGCTAATCTTGTGGagttcctttgaaaaaaaggcggatgctttaaaaaaattgctaaaactTTCCAATAGGCAGAAATACATAGCTTTTTCCAGTGGGATAGTTCTAAGGTTCAAAACATATATTATACCTTTTATTCACCATGGGTGAGTAGAGCAGTATGGGAACCCTAGCACAATACCGTAGCTCTGTAGTTCTGAAtaccttcattttttaattttctgatttatcAGAATGATAGCAGTACATTAGTTAATGTTTGCACAGTGAAACAATTGCACTAGTGAGTTGTTTTCTGCAAACTGTAAAACTGGGCCACTTCTTTCACTTTAGTCATATTCAGCATAAAACTCAGTTGGTTTTTAGGATCATTTACATGTATTAAACATTCATGGTGATAACATTCATAGTCTGTTTTAGCATCAGGATTTTACTTCAGCACATCAgataattcctttttaaagctGAGCTATTTTAAGCATCACTGGTTTCCAAATCCTTGTCAGTCAGAGCTCTGTTGGTTCTGTGCTGTTGCACCACTAATTCCATagattttctaaagaaaaatgaaaaaaaaagccgaAATACCTATTTGGTTTCATGGTACACAAAGGGGGCTTAAATGTGCATTTACAACTTTTTGAGTTGTTTCTCAGCTGTTAAAATTTAACCatgcaatattttgttttagtaCTATTATTATAATAcattcataaatccatgctCTTGTGACTTACTAAAAATGCATGCTTTCCACTGCCCTGAGGCCAGCTTTATTGCCCAAAAGAacttaaatgcatttaaaatggatCAAAGTGTGGCACATTTCAGTAAGTTAGACATCCTTGTTTGAAAATTCCATTAATGTTCACTTATTGCTTGTCTATTTGCCATTCTCCTTCTATATTCCTCTTTTGGTTAATTTCAATCAGATTTGATTTGACAAAAACCCTATGAATATAATACAGTACAGTATATTCTTTGGTGCCCTTTGAAACTGAGCCATCATTCTATGCTATCATGAAGAAGTGTGTCAGGATGCTGACATACCTGAATGGTTCTGATTGCTCTAAAAATACAACTACAATAACGTTTTTCTTGGGTTCAGAACTGTaaccttttgctttctcattttcatgcCATCTtgataattactttttattgcAGTAGCACACAAAATATGCtggacttcccccccccccccccccccccgccccattaACACATACCAGAACAGTGTCTGCCACAGATAGTTCATaactggaatttattttaaaagtcacctCAAACAGCTGGAATAGTCCACCTCAGATATGTCTACTCAGACTCCTTGGTTTTTGTGAAAAGGAATTTAGTCCAAAGAATTGATACTCTGATCATGGATGAATGACAGGTCAAACTTTGTGtaagttgcaaaaaaaaaaaaaaaaatccacttggAGGTGATTCATGtgaaataagaatttttaaacagGTAAATCACAACAGCATTTACTCAGGTTCAAGTGAGGCATAGTTGCCCCATGTTTTCTTCTGCGGCACAGCTGGCTTAGAAGCTCTTCACAGCCTGATGCCTCTTGGGTAATGCTGATATTTGTGCTTGTGGGGCTGCAATGTAAATCACATTGCTGAAATGGTGTTAAGATTAAACTTGCAAAGTTAGGATTTATAAACATCCTACAGAGTCATGAGGTTACATTTAATGTCTCGCTTCTCTCATCAGGTTTATAGCTTGACCACACACAGCACTGGCATAACTGAATAGTGAACTGCTGTGGACAGGCTGAGAATAACCAACTAGATGCAAAAATGGCTTTAAGTTGCTTTTgctaaggaagaaaaaccaaCATTTTATATTCTGAGCCAGAAGTTATTACAATCTGTGCAGAAACTATGGGGTAATAACCTGCAGGCTGCTATGTAATTGGATAGACACATAGCTAAGCACATATGTGTAAAGCCTGAAGAATCAGACTGGTATAATTAAACATTGATCACAGTGCACAACAGGGCAGACATCAGATGGCATGGGCAACGAAGTCTTGCATttcgtagaatcatagaatggtttgggttggaaaagaccttaaagatcatctagttccaacccccctgccgtGGACACCCTCtgctagaccaggttg comes from Ciconia boyciana chromosome 3, ASM3463844v1, whole genome shotgun sequence and encodes:
- the SF3B5 gene encoding splicing factor 3B subunit 5; translated protein: MTDRYTIHSQLEHLQSKYIGTGHADTTKWEWLVNQHRDSYCSYMGHFDLLNYFAIAENESKARVRFNLMEKMLQPCGPPADKPDES